From one Luteolibacter sp. SL250 genomic stretch:
- a CDS encoding tetratricopeptide repeat protein, whose product MQTIRIFVSSPGDVGEERQAAGRVIERLQGKYWSFVRLDDVFWEEKVVRSTAHYQDELVNPGNCDILIGILWSRIGSPLPAKFQRPGGGEPLTGTSWELEEAFSAFDASDPADPKPDIIIYRGTRPRPVPENPEQAAVALDQGRKLDAYLTENYFFPDGTIKRPVSLYGTVEDFEAKLAANLEELILRKIPSLKPGFEPPPISGSPFKGLQPFAFEDSDRYFGRNREILELQDILRTRAERGLPFVLIYGASGYGKSSLMRAGLAPVLTRPGGALDDMQGWRSVSMQPALGEGSLLLRLAEILFKPPTTEEAETIRRNPELPLARLAEAAEVWPAPEDMVADLSGEDTREAAAGKLAALLERLDRHLLVQIDQLEEAFTTPGITAEERDAFFRTLAEWTATGRVWVVATMRSEYFPRIAEEPALRALVGKDGGYILSPPDRQSLREIIRFPALAARLDYQRRLGEVTVSGERAKSEYLDEQILADAEASADALPLLEFTLQRLYDERSGSLLVWDSYASFGGLKGAIAHRANDVYASLDAAARETRHLMFASLVRVDIARGTVVRQRAPLDALRGEPAGAAFIDAFLSAHLLVTDEEQGRAVVTLVHESLISHWDELSGWVDAHRGDLLARQRLREQAQLWTENGKQKSYLLSEARLAEAQRVGERSIFPLEDEERDFLRLSSRRAKGKLRFFQGAAVVFALLAVGAGFAGWYARKQEQTAILSRNKAEDVMGLMVFGLRDKLAPIGRLDIVADVQQMVTDYYAELGVDDSNPKQLENFMAALHSRGDLLLARGDTEASEALLRQALELNHKLIELEPESLSAKLFLSVSLAKLGGVLERSGRLPLAIASYEEALALDRRLTKENPTHFEAHSRLAISLNSLANARESQGGIVEATSLYEEALFLREKLFNYESIPSRKSDYAMALGNLGDAYVVQGMMEEADHHLADALKYRRELLKDDPLNASLQRDVWFSLGKLAFLRKSRGNLQESLGLYQEAHGIIRVLVAQDPSNSNWKKDLLESLTRLGLVYDLQGKLREGKAVYEESLALSRELVALNPEDSTWTTNLVDSLRLVSGSEQAMGRSEEALRSAREALEIARKQVEGKSGNEAIRSNYRECLNLCSRILIGMGNQPEGERLLREALETSRSMVEANPLNNPRHNELAWSLVYLSTAIVPTGKLEEAEALGREAVNIFGKLVEAYPDHAVWQRDHAGGMSNLADIQSTAGKLAEAREQYDKALALARKLMQADPGNLDIERLVKVALERCGSIRMLSGEVEAASGYFTEELMLAREQSEKDTSSKSALRDLTAALVKASGALSAMGRLEEAKPLLEELVGHCRVLVAADPGNLLWQSDLGNALSMNAAFQKKTGRLDEAITFYEESLAIVRGNLAAAPEQLDYQRLVCIALDELASALRLKSENAEALRLYMESLAGRRKLVAASPTQANWRSGLVDTLNEVGAMQSRAGEAGAARATLDEAVLVARKLVVDVPLDVNCGMNLMSSLTQRGDVEYYHGTSEDALEIYEECLAEGRRLASASQGDPRVDRKLVIALSSVGRACTETKDFPHGRATLDEAIGIQRKHVKRSPLESTLLRDLAVLVSDLGNLLLAEGKIEEARTVYLESLGISKSLAEGAPSNLTWQRDLMLAYADIGKTLNNRKNFKESVEAHDAAVAVARRVLRDRPDDLRWRGDLAGQLDQLARSLYGVPDYKRCADTLEEYLALRREAFAAKPDDAEKQRDVAMALDRVADVRFRLGDAEQSGRIYLEALDAVRAILALDPSKRQSRVDLVNVLDHNASMKEELGQKEAALVLREEQIAFLEKLLETEPEDKEWPGIALTQLIHKGDLLWLSGRHEDARLTYMRRLELSRKLAARAPEDPAPSRELADSLKMVVSLLSILERHEEMVVVAEEGVAVRRNILSMEGTGDADQRNLIDALNQLGNIRMQTSRETEMEAAFNEAMAIGRRLMEADPESVSARDGYAQSVSEIAAIWESKGQPGKAEKLFREVLAIYRDMAGREAGDASLKDKLAKALADLARFLVENGKKEEVEKLLDESLALSRGIVQAAPKEDFLKIQLWRTLSQLSRFHRSASDFGRAVEFDREGLEAARALRVSGIFNDDFAEGLVDSLNQLGDDLDKTGRSAEAGTHYLEAMEIVRGMIAAKPDDDTWSSKFRVSLDRVGLHHQTQGDLAGADAVFRESADLQRKELAEQPDNPGVTRNAAIAIHRMANLSNMRGRYTEAAELSKEVVQLARKAATADAANPKFLQTLADYQTYAGTTLLAKGDVKDARKLFTDAMASGKKLLAKDPTNQRGVGGLADCHRHAGHLAMASRRFTEAAARYSESVAIARKRLLADPANLPASASLSLSLVGEGWLLLERGKYPEAVKCLTEALQIQRHLTAAEPSDKNWKRDLSVILNHLADPRLKDPQAGAYLDESLAISRDLAATSADNALWQADLCVALYLRGEPDGLTEALQLVKRLESEGRLRADQKNWPALFQRAVTAREDGGPPDRSSAVRNAL is encoded by the coding sequence ATGCAGACGATCCGCATCTTTGTCAGCAGCCCGGGGGATGTGGGTGAGGAACGCCAGGCGGCGGGACGGGTGATCGAGCGGCTGCAGGGGAAGTATTGGTCGTTCGTCCGGCTGGACGACGTGTTCTGGGAGGAGAAGGTGGTGCGCTCCACCGCCCACTACCAGGACGAGCTGGTGAACCCGGGGAACTGCGACATCCTCATCGGCATCCTATGGTCGCGCATCGGCAGCCCGTTGCCGGCGAAGTTCCAGCGGCCCGGTGGCGGTGAGCCGCTGACCGGCACGAGCTGGGAACTGGAAGAGGCGTTTTCCGCCTTCGATGCGTCTGATCCCGCGGACCCGAAGCCGGACATCATCATCTACCGTGGCACCCGCCCGCGACCGGTGCCGGAGAACCCGGAGCAGGCGGCCGTGGCGCTGGACCAGGGCCGGAAATTGGACGCTTATCTGACGGAGAACTATTTCTTTCCCGACGGCACCATCAAGCGGCCGGTCTCCCTTTACGGCACCGTGGAGGATTTCGAGGCGAAGCTGGCGGCGAATCTGGAGGAGCTGATCCTGCGGAAGATCCCGTCGCTCAAGCCGGGCTTCGAGCCGCCGCCGATCTCCGGCTCTCCGTTCAAGGGCCTGCAACCGTTCGCTTTCGAGGACAGCGACCGTTACTTCGGGCGGAACCGGGAGATCCTGGAACTGCAGGACATCCTCCGGACCCGTGCGGAGCGCGGCCTGCCCTTTGTGCTCATCTACGGGGCGAGCGGCTATGGTAAAAGCTCGCTGATGCGGGCCGGACTGGCTCCCGTGCTCACCCGTCCGGGTGGCGCGCTGGATGACATGCAGGGCTGGCGCAGCGTGTCCATGCAGCCCGCGCTGGGTGAGGGATCACTGCTGCTGCGGCTGGCGGAGATCCTTTTCAAACCGCCCACCACGGAGGAGGCGGAGACGATCCGTCGGAATCCGGAGCTGCCGCTCGCACGGCTGGCGGAGGCAGCGGAGGTCTGGCCCGCGCCGGAGGACATGGTCGCGGACCTCAGTGGGGAGGACACGAGGGAAGCTGCCGCCGGAAAGCTGGCGGCCCTGCTGGAAAGGCTGGACCGCCACCTGCTGGTGCAGATCGACCAGCTTGAGGAAGCGTTCACCACGCCGGGGATCACCGCGGAGGAACGGGACGCGTTCTTCCGCACGCTGGCGGAGTGGACGGCCACGGGCCGGGTATGGGTGGTGGCCACCATGCGCAGCGAGTATTTCCCGCGCATCGCGGAGGAACCCGCGCTGCGTGCCCTGGTGGGGAAGGACGGCGGCTACATCCTGTCCCCGCCGGACCGCCAGTCGCTGCGCGAGATCATCCGCTTTCCCGCGCTGGCCGCACGGCTGGACTACCAGCGGCGGCTGGGCGAGGTCACCGTCTCCGGCGAACGGGCGAAGTCCGAATACCTGGACGAGCAGATCCTCGCGGACGCGGAGGCCAGCGCGGACGCGCTGCCGCTGCTGGAGTTCACCCTCCAGCGTCTCTACGATGAACGTAGTGGATCACTGCTGGTCTGGGATTCCTACGCCTCCTTCGGTGGCCTGAAAGGCGCGATCGCCCACCGTGCGAATGATGTCTATGCCTCGCTGGACGCCGCCGCGCGGGAGACGCGCCACCTCATGTTCGCGTCGCTGGTGCGGGTGGACATCGCCCGCGGCACCGTCGTCCGCCAGCGGGCTCCGCTCGATGCGCTGCGCGGGGAACCCGCGGGAGCCGCCTTCATCGACGCTTTCCTTTCCGCCCATCTCCTCGTCACGGATGAGGAACAGGGACGCGCGGTTGTCACGCTGGTCCACGAATCCCTCATCAGCCATTGGGATGAACTCTCCGGCTGGGTGGACGCGCACCGTGGGGATCTCCTTGCACGGCAGCGCCTCCGCGAACAGGCCCAGCTCTGGACGGAGAACGGAAAGCAGAAGAGCTATCTCCTCAGCGAGGCCCGCCTCGCCGAAGCCCAGCGCGTGGGGGAACGGAGCATCTTCCCGCTGGAGGATGAAGAGCGTGATTTCCTCCGTCTCTCCAGCCGCCGGGCGAAGGGCAAGCTGCGGTTTTTCCAAGGGGCCGCCGTCGTGTTCGCGTTGCTGGCCGTCGGGGCCGGTTTCGCGGGTTGGTATGCGCGGAAGCAGGAGCAAACGGCGATCCTCAGCCGGAACAAGGCGGAGGATGTCATGGGCCTCATGGTGTTCGGCCTGCGCGACAAGCTGGCTCCCATCGGCCGCCTCGACATCGTCGCGGACGTGCAGCAGATGGTGACCGACTACTATGCCGAGCTGGGGGTGGATGACTCGAATCCCAAGCAGCTCGAAAATTTCATGGCCGCGCTCCACAGCCGTGGTGACCTGTTGCTGGCCCGCGGTGACACGGAGGCATCCGAGGCGTTGCTCCGGCAGGCGCTTGAGCTGAACCACAAGCTGATCGAGCTGGAGCCGGAAAGCCTCAGTGCGAAGTTGTTCCTCAGTGTCTCGCTGGCGAAGCTCGGCGGCGTGCTGGAGCGGAGCGGCCGGCTGCCCCTCGCCATCGCTTCCTATGAGGAGGCGCTCGCGCTGGACCGGCGTCTGACGAAGGAGAATCCCACCCACTTCGAAGCGCATTCACGCCTGGCCATCTCACTGAATTCGCTCGCGAATGCCCGGGAGTCGCAGGGTGGCATCGTCGAGGCAACCTCACTCTATGAGGAGGCACTGTTCCTCCGGGAGAAGCTCTTCAACTACGAAAGCATACCCAGCCGGAAGTCGGACTATGCGATGGCTCTCGGCAACCTCGGGGATGCTTACGTCGTCCAAGGGATGATGGAAGAGGCGGACCATCATCTGGCGGATGCTCTGAAATATCGGCGGGAGCTTCTGAAGGATGATCCATTGAACGCGAGCCTGCAGCGGGATGTCTGGTTTTCGCTGGGCAAGCTGGCGTTCCTGCGGAAGTCCCGCGGAAACCTGCAGGAGTCGCTCGGCCTCTATCAGGAAGCCCATGGGATCATCAGGGTGCTGGTGGCGCAGGATCCCTCCAACTCGAACTGGAAGAAAGACCTGCTCGAATCCCTGACCCGTCTGGGCCTGGTCTATGATCTGCAGGGGAAGCTGCGGGAAGGGAAGGCGGTCTATGAGGAATCGCTCGCGCTGTCGCGGGAGCTCGTCGCGTTGAACCCGGAGGACAGCACCTGGACGACGAACCTCGTGGATTCGCTGCGGTTGGTCAGCGGCTCAGAGCAGGCGATGGGGCGTTCTGAAGAAGCGCTGCGCTCGGCCAGGGAGGCACTGGAGATCGCCCGGAAGCAGGTGGAGGGGAAATCCGGCAACGAAGCGATCCGCAGCAACTACCGCGAATGCCTCAACCTGTGCTCCCGGATCCTCATCGGAATGGGCAACCAGCCGGAAGGGGAGCGGTTGCTGCGCGAGGCGCTGGAAACCAGCCGCTCGATGGTGGAGGCGAACCCGCTGAACAACCCGCGGCACAATGAACTCGCCTGGTCACTGGTCTATCTTTCCACCGCCATCGTTCCCACCGGGAAGCTGGAGGAGGCTGAGGCCCTCGGCAGGGAGGCGGTGAACATCTTCGGGAAACTGGTGGAAGCCTATCCGGACCACGCCGTATGGCAGAGGGATCATGCCGGAGGCATGTCGAATCTGGCGGATATCCAGAGCACCGCGGGAAAGCTGGCGGAGGCGCGGGAACAGTATGACAAGGCGCTCGCGCTGGCCAGGAAGCTGATGCAGGCGGATCCGGGGAACCTGGACATCGAGCGGCTCGTGAAAGTCGCGTTGGAACGGTGTGGTTCCATCCGGATGCTCTCCGGGGAGGTGGAGGCCGCCTCCGGATATTTCACGGAAGAACTCATGCTCGCCAGGGAACAGTCGGAAAAGGACACCAGCTCCAAGAGCGCGCTCCGTGACCTCACCGCCGCCCTCGTGAAAGCGAGTGGCGCGCTTTCCGCCATGGGCAGGCTGGAAGAGGCGAAGCCGCTGCTGGAGGAACTTGTCGGTCATTGCCGGGTATTGGTGGCGGCGGATCCGGGAAACCTGCTGTGGCAGTCTGATCTGGGAAATGCGCTGAGCATGAATGCCGCTTTCCAGAAAAAGACCGGCAGGCTCGATGAGGCGATCACCTTTTATGAGGAATCCTTGGCCATCGTCCGTGGCAATCTGGCCGCCGCCCCGGAGCAACTGGACTACCAGCGGTTGGTCTGCATCGCTCTCGATGAACTGGCGTCCGCCCTGAGGTTGAAATCCGAGAACGCGGAGGCCCTCCGGCTCTACATGGAGTCACTGGCGGGCCGCAGGAAACTGGTGGCCGCCAGCCCCACGCAGGCAAACTGGCGCAGCGGGTTGGTGGACACGCTCAACGAAGTTGGCGCGATGCAAAGCCGTGCGGGCGAGGCCGGCGCCGCCCGGGCGACCTTGGATGAGGCTGTCCTGGTCGCACGGAAGCTAGTCGTGGATGTGCCGCTGGATGTGAACTGCGGGATGAACCTCATGAGTTCCCTCACCCAGCGGGGGGATGTGGAATATTACCACGGGACTTCGGAGGATGCGCTGGAGATTTACGAGGAATGTCTGGCGGAGGGCAGGCGGCTGGCCTCCGCATCCCAGGGTGATCCACGGGTGGACAGGAAGCTGGTCATCGCGCTGTCCTCTGTCGGCAGGGCCTGCACGGAGACGAAGGACTTTCCGCATGGTAGGGCCACCTTGGATGAGGCGATCGGTATCCAGCGGAAGCACGTCAAACGGAGTCCCCTGGAATCCACCTTGCTGCGGGATCTCGCCGTGTTGGTGAGCGATCTGGGGAACCTCCTGCTGGCGGAAGGCAAAATCGAAGAAGCACGCACCGTCTATCTGGAGTCGTTGGGGATCTCAAAATCCCTGGCGGAGGGAGCGCCATCGAACCTCACCTGGCAGCGGGATCTGATGCTCGCCTATGCGGATATCGGCAAGACCCTCAACAATCGCAAAAATTTCAAGGAATCGGTCGAGGCCCATGATGCGGCGGTGGCGGTGGCGAGGCGGGTGCTGCGGGACAGGCCCGATGATCTGAGATGGCGTGGGGATCTGGCGGGCCAACTGGACCAGCTTGCCAGGTCGCTCTACGGGGTTCCGGATTACAAACGCTGCGCGGACACGCTGGAGGAATACCTGGCCCTGCGGCGCGAGGCTTTCGCAGCGAAGCCGGATGATGCTGAGAAGCAGCGGGACGTGGCGATGGCGCTGGATCGGGTCGCTGATGTCCGCTTCCGTCTCGGTGATGCGGAGCAGTCCGGCAGGATCTATCTGGAGGCGCTGGATGCGGTGCGGGCGATACTCGCCCTCGATCCGTCGAAGCGGCAGTCGCGGGTCGATCTGGTGAATGTCCTGGATCACAACGCGTCGATGAAGGAAGAGCTGGGCCAGAAGGAGGCCGCGCTCGTGCTGCGTGAAGAACAGATCGCCTTTCTTGAAAAGCTGCTGGAGACCGAGCCGGAGGACAAGGAGTGGCCGGGTATCGCCCTGACACAGCTCATCCACAAGGGGGATCTGCTGTGGCTTTCGGGCAGGCACGAGGATGCCCGCCTCACCTACATGAGGCGGCTGGAACTGTCGCGGAAGCTGGCGGCCCGCGCGCCGGAAGATCCCGCACCCTCGCGTGAACTGGCGGACAGCCTGAAGATGGTCGTCTCCTTGCTCAGCATCCTGGAACGCCATGAGGAGATGGTCGTCGTGGCGGAGGAAGGAGTGGCCGTGCGCCGGAACATCCTGTCGATGGAGGGGACAGGTGACGCGGACCAGCGGAACCTGATCGATGCGCTCAACCAGCTCGGCAACATCCGCATGCAGACGTCCCGGGAGACGGAGATGGAGGCGGCGTTCAATGAGGCCATGGCCATCGGCCGGAGGTTGATGGAAGCCGATCCGGAAAGTGTTTCGGCCAGGGATGGCTATGCGCAGTCCGTCAGCGAGATTGCGGCGATCTGGGAGTCGAAGGGCCAACCGGGCAAGGCTGAGAAGCTGTTCCGCGAGGTGCTTGCGATCTACCGCGATATGGCGGGCAGGGAAGCGGGCGACGCTTCCTTGAAAGACAAGCTTGCGAAGGCACTGGCGGATCTCGCCCGGTTTCTCGTTGAGAACGGGAAGAAGGAGGAGGTGGAGAAGCTGCTGGACGAGTCGCTCGCCCTCAGCAGGGGCATCGTGCAGGCCGCGCCGAAGGAGGACTTCCTGAAGATCCAGCTCTGGCGCACGCTTTCGCAGTTGTCCCGGTTCCACCGGTCCGCATCGGATTTCGGCCGTGCGGTCGAGTTCGACCGCGAGGGTCTGGAAGCGGCGCGGGCCTTGCGGGTGTCGGGGATTTTCAACGATGACTTCGCGGAGGGGTTGGTGGATTCGCTCAACCAGCTTGGGGATGATCTGGACAAAACAGGGCGGAGCGCGGAGGCCGGCACGCATTACCTGGAGGCGATGGAGATCGTCCGCGGGATGATCGCGGCGAAGCCCGACGACGACACATGGTCGTCGAAGTTCCGTGTCTCGCTGGACCGCGTGGGGCTCCATCACCAGACGCAGGGGGATCTGGCTGGCGCGGATGCGGTGTTCCGTGAATCGGCGGATCTCCAGCGGAAGGAGCTGGCCGAGCAGCCGGACAATCCCGGCGTAACGAGGAATGCCGCCATCGCGATCCACCGGATGGCGAACCTTTCCAACATGCGGGGCCGCTACACGGAGGCCGCGGAGCTTTCCAAGGAAGTGGTCCAGCTCGCCAGGAAAGCGGCAACGGCGGATGCGGCCAATCCGAAGTTCCTGCAGACCTTGGCGGACTACCAGACCTACGCCGGAACCACATTGCTGGCCAAGGGGGATGTGAAGGATGCCCGCAAACTTTTCACGGATGCGATGGCATCGGGGAAAAAGCTGCTGGCGAAAGATCCCACGAACCAGAGGGGCGTCGGCGGTCTGGCGGATTGCCATCGCCATGCGGGCCATCTGGCGATGGCATCGCGGCGGTTCACGGAGGCCGCCGCCCGTTATTCGGAATCGGTCGCGATCGCACGCAAGCGGCTGCTTGCGGATCCGGCGAATCTCCCTGCCTCCGCGTCACTTTCCCTGTCATTGGTGGGCGAAGGATGGTTGCTGCTTGAGCGGGGGAAATATCCTGAGGCGGTGAAGTGTCTGACAGAGGCGCTGCAGATCCAGCGGCACCTGACCGCAGCCGAGCCTTCGGACAAAAATTGGAAACGGGATCTGTCGGTCATTTTGAACCATCTGGCGGACCCGCGCCTGAAGGATCCCCAGGCTGGCGCCTATCTGGATGAATCGCTGGCGATCAGCAGGGACTTGGCCGCGACGTCCGCTGACAACGCGTTGTGGCAGGCGGATCTCTGCGTGGCGCTTTACCTGCGGGGTGAGCCGGACGGATTGACCGAAGCCTTGCAGCTTGTGAAACGTCTGGAGTCGGAAGGCCGTCTGCGGGCGGACCAGAAAAACTGGCCCGCGCTTTTCCAAAGAGCGGTGACAGCCCGGGAAGACGGCGGACCACCCGACCGTTCCTCTGCGGTCCGCAACGCCCTTTGA
- the lysA gene encoding diaminopimelate decarboxylase — protein MPAMHGFSYKNGSLSCEDVQLSALAEEYGTPLYVYSAGTIVDHFQRLDKAMEGVDHEVAYAVKANSNLSVLRLLATHGAGFDIVSGGELFRVIKAGGDPAHCTFAGVGKTREEIVYALEQGIYSFNVESEEELRYLNQVAGELNLIAPAAVRVNPNVDAKTHKYISTGKSENKFGVDFEAISGLYARAAAELPNIKLRGLQMHIGSQLTSIAPFIEAVEKVIPLVLELKAKYGIEFWSIGGGIGIIYKDSLESGSVDWWAAQPEEERPLTIERYGKELVPRLKDLGLKILLEPGRYIVGNAGVLITKCLYEKKGSAKTFKIVDAGMNDLIRPALYEGHHEIVPLNEPASAERVKVDVVGPICESGDFFCQDRELPDFNPGDHIALMSAGAYGFAMASNYNSRPLPAEILVEGGTATVIRKRQTLEDVIAGEL, from the coding sequence ATGCCCGCCATGCACGGCTTTTCCTACAAAAACGGTTCCCTTTCCTGCGAAGACGTCCAACTTTCCGCCCTTGCGGAGGAATACGGCACCCCGCTCTACGTCTATTCCGCGGGCACCATCGTCGATCACTTCCAGCGCCTGGACAAGGCCATGGAAGGCGTGGACCACGAGGTGGCATACGCCGTGAAGGCGAACTCGAACCTTTCCGTGCTGCGCCTGCTCGCCACCCACGGGGCGGGCTTCGACATCGTCTCCGGCGGTGAGCTTTTCCGTGTGATCAAGGCGGGCGGTGACCCGGCCCACTGCACCTTCGCCGGTGTCGGCAAGACCCGCGAGGAGATCGTCTACGCGCTGGAGCAGGGCATCTACTCCTTCAACGTCGAGAGTGAGGAAGAGCTGCGCTACCTCAACCAGGTGGCTGGCGAGCTGAACCTCATCGCCCCCGCGGCGGTCCGCGTGAACCCGAACGTGGACGCGAAGACCCACAAATACATTTCCACCGGCAAGTCGGAGAACAAGTTCGGCGTCGATTTCGAGGCCATCTCCGGCCTCTACGCCCGCGCCGCCGCGGAACTGCCGAACATCAAGCTGCGCGGCCTGCAGATGCACATCGGCTCCCAGCTCACCTCCATCGCGCCTTTCATCGAGGCCGTGGAAAAGGTCATCCCGCTCGTTCTGGAACTGAAGGCCAAGTACGGCATCGAGTTCTGGTCCATCGGCGGTGGCATCGGCATCATCTACAAGGACTCGCTGGAATCCGGCTCCGTTGACTGGTGGGCCGCCCAGCCGGAGGAGGAGCGTCCGCTCACCATCGAGCGCTACGGCAAGGAGCTCGTCCCGCGCCTGAAGGACCTGGGCCTCAAGATCCTGCTCGAGCCGGGCCGCTACATCGTCGGCAACGCCGGCGTGCTCATCACGAAGTGCCTCTACGAGAAGAAAGGTTCCGCGAAGACCTTCAAGATCGTCGATGCCGGCATGAACGACCTCATCCGCCCCGCGCTGTATGAAGGCCACCACGAGATCGTCCCACTCAACGAGCCCGCCTCCGCGGAGCGCGTGAAGGTCGATGTCGTCGGCCCCATTTGCGAGAGCGGCGACTTCTTCTGCCAGGACCGGGAGCTGCCGGACTTCAACCCCGGCGACCACATCGCCCTGATGTCCGCCGGTGCCTACGGCTTCGCCATGGCGTCGAACTACAATTCCCGCCCGCTGCCTGCGGAGATCCTCGTCGAAGGCGGCACCGCCACCGTCATCCGCAAGCGCCAGACGCTGGAGGATGTCATCGCCGGGGAGCTTTGA
- the fdhD gene encoding formate dehydrogenase accessory sulfurtransferase FdhD — protein sequence MSHIPLLRQGPDGSRQATDALAVEEPLELRLDGHAVSVLMRTPGHDEELAAGFLITEGIVHAMSQVRRIEARRDENRVLVFLEDGVEVDLARLTRHLFTGSSCGLCGKATLEAILTHSPPIPTVPEIADEVILSAPERLRASQSIFDTTGGLHAAGIFSITGELLASREDIGRHNAVDKVIGRATMDGMDLAETFLLVSGRASFEIMQKALAARIPLVAAVSAPSSLAVEFAKESGQGLIGFLRPPGFNRYA from the coding sequence GTGAGCCATATCCCTCTCCTGCGCCAAGGGCCGGATGGTTCCCGCCAGGCGACCGATGCGCTGGCGGTGGAGGAACCGCTGGAGTTGCGGCTGGACGGGCACGCCGTCTCCGTCCTGATGCGGACACCGGGCCACGACGAAGAACTCGCCGCCGGATTTCTGATCACCGAGGGCATTGTCCATGCGATGTCCCAAGTCAGGAGAATCGAAGCCAGGCGGGATGAGAACCGCGTGCTGGTGTTCCTGGAGGACGGGGTGGAGGTGGATCTGGCACGGCTCACCCGGCACCTGTTCACCGGCTCCTCCTGCGGACTGTGCGGAAAGGCGACGCTGGAGGCCATCCTGACCCATTCCCCGCCCATCCCCACCGTGCCGGAGATCGCGGATGAAGTGATCCTTTCCGCGCCGGAAAGGCTGAGGGCATCCCAATCCATCTTCGACACCACCGGCGGCCTCCACGCGGCGGGCATCTTTTCCATCACCGGAGAACTGCTGGCCTCGCGCGAGGACATCGGCAGGCACAACGCCGTGGACAAGGTCATCGGGCGCGCGACCATGGATGGCATGGATCTGGCGGAGACCTTCCTGCTCGTTTCCGGCAGGGCTTCGTTCGAGATCATGCAGAAGGCGCTCGCCGCGCGGATCCCGCTGGTGGCCGCCGTCTCCGCCCCCAGTTCCCTGGCGGTCGAGTTCGCGAAAGAATCCGGTCAGGGATTGATCGGTTTTCTCAGGCCACCCGGGTTCAACCGCTATGCGTGA
- a CDS encoding OsmC family protein: MVEIKLDYEGDLHCSAVHGPSGTTLATDAPVDNNGRGESFSPTDLVATALGACMATVMGIMARRKEISLEGLKVAVRKHMSEDLPRRIAKLEVDLDMPLPADHPERKVFEAAARGCPVHHSLHPDIEVVMQWTWK, encoded by the coding sequence ATGGTTGAAATCAAGCTCGACTACGAAGGGGACCTACACTGCAGCGCGGTCCATGGCCCATCCGGCACCACGCTCGCCACGGATGCGCCCGTGGATAACAACGGCCGTGGGGAATCCTTCTCGCCAACAGACCTTGTTGCCACGGCGCTGGGTGCTTGCATGGCCACCGTCATGGGCATCATGGCACGCCGCAAGGAGATCTCCCTGGAGGGTCTGAAGGTTGCCGTCCGCAAGCACATGTCGGAGGATCTGCCGCGCCGCATCGCGAAGCTGGAGGTGGATCTGGACATGCCCCTGCCTGCGGACCATCCGGAGCGGAAAGTCTTCGAAGCCGCCGCCCGTGGCTGCCCCGTCCACCACAGCCTCCACCCGGACATCGAGGTGGTCATGCAGTGGACATGGAAGTGA